The following coding sequences are from one Ornithorhynchus anatinus isolate Pmale09 chromosome 11, mOrnAna1.pri.v4, whole genome shotgun sequence window:
- the TBKBP1 gene encoding TANK-binding kinase 1-binding protein 1 isoform X3 gives MESVFGDDVHVLSREALRPELAGDMCSASHFALVTAYGDIKERLAGLERENAALRRRLKAYEVKDPVIGMFEDDGSFYELKENVSFQRQLNQFQHELQQHSEREDQLCNLVQAYQKLREEKSQLESELAGMRALVETHLSQICSLEQQLRDQQTESGSCPSLPSLPSLSLSPPLHSSELHYLSLHGPPGLGHALDPSLGWQRAGGLEAAGEVTLQRLEVALEGAQHEARAAQRREEQLQAELKQLQDTRAQDLASNQSERDMAWVKKVGDDQVNLALAYTELTEELGRLRELSALQGQILRSLLQDQARSSGQRHCPLSPLPPTPQRHSPAPLAPAPSPPGCPPLTSCPSPGPQRRSPGPLCPSPSPQRRSPASSCPSPALQPRLPSAGDRGLAEAAYAKPSSQLAKAGFQGRRSYSELANGTGYPAAVAAAAPGPWLQPETSTLPKPRTYGELFGAARPLSPRDSFEDARLHFDKQSSDEEEWAVPSPPSPDPGTIRCASFCAGFPIPEAPATYPSTEHAQSWPSINLLMETVGSDVRSCPLCQLGFPVGYPDDALIKHIDSHLENSKI, from the exons ATGGAGTCCGTGTTCGGGGATGACGTCCACGTCCTGAGCCGGGAGGCGCTGAGGCCGGAGCTGGCGGGGGACATGTGCTCGGCCTCCCACTTCGCCCTGGTCACGGCCTACGGAGACATCAAGGAGCGGCTGGCGGGGCTGGAGCGAGAGAACGCCGCCCTGCGAAGACGCCTCAAGGCCTATGAGgtcaag GACCCGGTGATCGGGATGTTTGAGGACGACGGCAGCTTCTACGAGCTCAAGGAGAACGTCAGCTTCCAGCGGCAGCTCAACCAGTTCCAGCACGAG CTGCAGCAGCACAGTGAGCGCGAGGACCAGCTCTGCAACCTGGTCCAGGCCTACCAGAAGCTcagggaggagaagagccagCTGGAGAGCGAGCTAGCCGGCAtg CGGGCACTGGTGGAGACGCACCTGAGCCAGATCTGCAGCCTGGAGCAGCAGCTACGCGACCAGCAGACTGAGAGCGGCTCCTGCCCcagcctccccagcctccccagcctcagcctcagcccGCCCCTGCACAGCTCCGAGCTGCACTACCTGTCTCTGCACGGGCCCCCCGGGCTGGGCCACG CGCTGGACCCGTCGCTGGGCTGGCAGAGAGCAGGCGGGCTGGAGGCCGCCGGCGAAGTGACCCTACAGAGGCTGGAGGTCGCGCTGGAGGGCGCCCAGCACGAGGCCCGGGCGGCCCAGCGACGGGAGGAGCAGCTGCAGGCCGAGCTGAAGCAGCTCCAGGACACCCGGGCCCAG GACTTGGCCTCCAACCAGTCGGAGAGGGACATGGCGTGGGTGAAGAAAGTCGGAGATGACCA GGTGAACCTGGCCTTGGCCTACACGGAGCTGACGGAGGAGCTGGGCCGTCTGAGAGAACTGAGCGCCCTGCAGGGCCAGATCCTCAGGAGTCTCCTGCAAGACCAGGCTCGGAGCAGTG gccagaggcactgCCCGCTGTccccgctgccccccaccccccagcgccaCTCTCCCGctcccctggccccggccccttcccctcccggttGCCCCCCGTTGACCTCCTGCCCATCCCCAGGCCCCCAGCGCCGCTCCCCCGGCCCTCTGTgcccgtcccccagcccccagcgccGGTCGCCCGCCTCCTCCTGCCCGTCCCCGGCCCTCCAGCCCCGGTTGCCCTCGGCTGGCGACAGGGGCCTGGCGGAGGCGGCCTACGCCAAGCCGAGCAGCCAGCTCGCCAAGGCGGGCTTCCAGGGCCGGCGCAGCTATTCGGAGCTGGCCAACGGGACGGGCTACCCGGCGGCagtggcggcggcggcccccggcccctggctGCAGCCCGAGACCTCCACGCTGCCCAAGCCGCGGACCTACGGGGAGCTGTTCGGCGCCGCCAGGCCCCTCAGCCCCCGGGACTCCTTTGAGGACGCCCGGCTCCACTTCGACAAGCAGTCGTCGGACGAGGAGGAGTGGGCGGTGCCCAGCCCGCCCAGCCCGGACCCGGGCACCATCCGCTGTGCCTCCTTCTGTGCTGGCTTCCCCATCCCCGAGGCCCCGGCCACGTACCCCAGCACAGAACACGCCCAGTCCTGGCCGTCCATTAAC CTGCTGATGGAGACGGTGGGCTCGGACGTCCGGAGCTGCCCCCTGTGCCAGCTGGGCTTCCCCGTTGGCTACCCGGATGACGCTCTCATCAAGCACATCGACTCGCATCTGGAGAACAGCAAAATCTAG
- the TBKBP1 gene encoding TANK-binding kinase 1-binding protein 1 isoform X1, whose amino-acid sequence MRLLGRDDDSDHCLLMGTMESVFGDDVHVLSREALRPELAGDMCSASHFALVTAYGDIKERLAGLERENAALRRRLKAYEVKDPVIGMFEDDGSFYELKENVSFQRQLNQFQHELQQHSEREDQLCNLVQAYQKLREEKSQLESELAGMRALVETHLSQICSLEQQLRDQQTESGSCPSLPSLPSLSLSPPLHSSELHYLSLHGPPGLGHALDPSLGWQRAGGLEAAGEVTLQRLEVALEGAQHEARAAQRREEQLQAELKQLQDTRAQDLASNQSERDMAWVKKVGDDQVNLALAYTELTEELGRLRELSALQGQILRSLLQDQARSSGQRHCPLSPLPPTPQRHSPAPLAPAPSPPGCPPLTSCPSPGPQRRSPGPLCPSPSPQRRSPASSCPSPALQPRLPSAGDRGLAEAAYAKPSSQLAKAGFQGRRSYSELANGTGYPAAVAAAAPGPWLQPETSTLPKPRTYGELFGAARPLSPRDSFEDARLHFDKQSSDEEEWAVPSPPSPDPGTIRCASFCAGFPIPEAPATYPSTEHAQSWPSINLLMETVGSDVRSCPLCQLGFPVGYPDDALIKHIDSHLENSKI is encoded by the exons GCACCATGGAGTCCGTGTTCGGGGATGACGTCCACGTCCTGAGCCGGGAGGCGCTGAGGCCGGAGCTGGCGGGGGACATGTGCTCGGCCTCCCACTTCGCCCTGGTCACGGCCTACGGAGACATCAAGGAGCGGCTGGCGGGGCTGGAGCGAGAGAACGCCGCCCTGCGAAGACGCCTCAAGGCCTATGAGgtcaag GACCCGGTGATCGGGATGTTTGAGGACGACGGCAGCTTCTACGAGCTCAAGGAGAACGTCAGCTTCCAGCGGCAGCTCAACCAGTTCCAGCACGAG CTGCAGCAGCACAGTGAGCGCGAGGACCAGCTCTGCAACCTGGTCCAGGCCTACCAGAAGCTcagggaggagaagagccagCTGGAGAGCGAGCTAGCCGGCAtg CGGGCACTGGTGGAGACGCACCTGAGCCAGATCTGCAGCCTGGAGCAGCAGCTACGCGACCAGCAGACTGAGAGCGGCTCCTGCCCcagcctccccagcctccccagcctcagcctcagcccGCCCCTGCACAGCTCCGAGCTGCACTACCTGTCTCTGCACGGGCCCCCCGGGCTGGGCCACG CGCTGGACCCGTCGCTGGGCTGGCAGAGAGCAGGCGGGCTGGAGGCCGCCGGCGAAGTGACCCTACAGAGGCTGGAGGTCGCGCTGGAGGGCGCCCAGCACGAGGCCCGGGCGGCCCAGCGACGGGAGGAGCAGCTGCAGGCCGAGCTGAAGCAGCTCCAGGACACCCGGGCCCAG GACTTGGCCTCCAACCAGTCGGAGAGGGACATGGCGTGGGTGAAGAAAGTCGGAGATGACCA GGTGAACCTGGCCTTGGCCTACACGGAGCTGACGGAGGAGCTGGGCCGTCTGAGAGAACTGAGCGCCCTGCAGGGCCAGATCCTCAGGAGTCTCCTGCAAGACCAGGCTCGGAGCAGTG gccagaggcactgCCCGCTGTccccgctgccccccaccccccagcgccaCTCTCCCGctcccctggccccggccccttcccctcccggttGCCCCCCGTTGACCTCCTGCCCATCCCCAGGCCCCCAGCGCCGCTCCCCCGGCCCTCTGTgcccgtcccccagcccccagcgccGGTCGCCCGCCTCCTCCTGCCCGTCCCCGGCCCTCCAGCCCCGGTTGCCCTCGGCTGGCGACAGGGGCCTGGCGGAGGCGGCCTACGCCAAGCCGAGCAGCCAGCTCGCCAAGGCGGGCTTCCAGGGCCGGCGCAGCTATTCGGAGCTGGCCAACGGGACGGGCTACCCGGCGGCagtggcggcggcggcccccggcccctggctGCAGCCCGAGACCTCCACGCTGCCCAAGCCGCGGACCTACGGGGAGCTGTTCGGCGCCGCCAGGCCCCTCAGCCCCCGGGACTCCTTTGAGGACGCCCGGCTCCACTTCGACAAGCAGTCGTCGGACGAGGAGGAGTGGGCGGTGCCCAGCCCGCCCAGCCCGGACCCGGGCACCATCCGCTGTGCCTCCTTCTGTGCTGGCTTCCCCATCCCCGAGGCCCCGGCCACGTACCCCAGCACAGAACACGCCCAGTCCTGGCCGTCCATTAAC CTGCTGATGGAGACGGTGGGCTCGGACGTCCGGAGCTGCCCCCTGTGCCAGCTGGGCTTCCCCGTTGGCTACCCGGATGACGCTCTCATCAAGCACATCGACTCGCATCTGGAGAACAGCAAAATCTAG
- the TBKBP1 gene encoding TANK-binding kinase 1-binding protein 1 isoform X2, producing the protein MRLLGRDDDSDHCLLMGTMESVFGDDVHVLSREALRPELAGDMCSASHFALVTAYGDIKERLAGLERENAALRRRLKAYEDPVIGMFEDDGSFYELKENVSFQRQLNQFQHELQQHSEREDQLCNLVQAYQKLREEKSQLESELAGMRALVETHLSQICSLEQQLRDQQTESGSCPSLPSLPSLSLSPPLHSSELHYLSLHGPPGLGHALDPSLGWQRAGGLEAAGEVTLQRLEVALEGAQHEARAAQRREEQLQAELKQLQDTRAQDLASNQSERDMAWVKKVGDDQVNLALAYTELTEELGRLRELSALQGQILRSLLQDQARSSGQRHCPLSPLPPTPQRHSPAPLAPAPSPPGCPPLTSCPSPGPQRRSPGPLCPSPSPQRRSPASSCPSPALQPRLPSAGDRGLAEAAYAKPSSQLAKAGFQGRRSYSELANGTGYPAAVAAAAPGPWLQPETSTLPKPRTYGELFGAARPLSPRDSFEDARLHFDKQSSDEEEWAVPSPPSPDPGTIRCASFCAGFPIPEAPATYPSTEHAQSWPSINLLMETVGSDVRSCPLCQLGFPVGYPDDALIKHIDSHLENSKI; encoded by the exons GCACCATGGAGTCCGTGTTCGGGGATGACGTCCACGTCCTGAGCCGGGAGGCGCTGAGGCCGGAGCTGGCGGGGGACATGTGCTCGGCCTCCCACTTCGCCCTGGTCACGGCCTACGGAGACATCAAGGAGCGGCTGGCGGGGCTGGAGCGAGAGAACGCCGCCCTGCGAAGACGCCTCAAGGCCTATGAG GACCCGGTGATCGGGATGTTTGAGGACGACGGCAGCTTCTACGAGCTCAAGGAGAACGTCAGCTTCCAGCGGCAGCTCAACCAGTTCCAGCACGAG CTGCAGCAGCACAGTGAGCGCGAGGACCAGCTCTGCAACCTGGTCCAGGCCTACCAGAAGCTcagggaggagaagagccagCTGGAGAGCGAGCTAGCCGGCAtg CGGGCACTGGTGGAGACGCACCTGAGCCAGATCTGCAGCCTGGAGCAGCAGCTACGCGACCAGCAGACTGAGAGCGGCTCCTGCCCcagcctccccagcctccccagcctcagcctcagcccGCCCCTGCACAGCTCCGAGCTGCACTACCTGTCTCTGCACGGGCCCCCCGGGCTGGGCCACG CGCTGGACCCGTCGCTGGGCTGGCAGAGAGCAGGCGGGCTGGAGGCCGCCGGCGAAGTGACCCTACAGAGGCTGGAGGTCGCGCTGGAGGGCGCCCAGCACGAGGCCCGGGCGGCCCAGCGACGGGAGGAGCAGCTGCAGGCCGAGCTGAAGCAGCTCCAGGACACCCGGGCCCAG GACTTGGCCTCCAACCAGTCGGAGAGGGACATGGCGTGGGTGAAGAAAGTCGGAGATGACCA GGTGAACCTGGCCTTGGCCTACACGGAGCTGACGGAGGAGCTGGGCCGTCTGAGAGAACTGAGCGCCCTGCAGGGCCAGATCCTCAGGAGTCTCCTGCAAGACCAGGCTCGGAGCAGTG gccagaggcactgCCCGCTGTccccgctgccccccaccccccagcgccaCTCTCCCGctcccctggccccggccccttcccctcccggttGCCCCCCGTTGACCTCCTGCCCATCCCCAGGCCCCCAGCGCCGCTCCCCCGGCCCTCTGTgcccgtcccccagcccccagcgccGGTCGCCCGCCTCCTCCTGCCCGTCCCCGGCCCTCCAGCCCCGGTTGCCCTCGGCTGGCGACAGGGGCCTGGCGGAGGCGGCCTACGCCAAGCCGAGCAGCCAGCTCGCCAAGGCGGGCTTCCAGGGCCGGCGCAGCTATTCGGAGCTGGCCAACGGGACGGGCTACCCGGCGGCagtggcggcggcggcccccggcccctggctGCAGCCCGAGACCTCCACGCTGCCCAAGCCGCGGACCTACGGGGAGCTGTTCGGCGCCGCCAGGCCCCTCAGCCCCCGGGACTCCTTTGAGGACGCCCGGCTCCACTTCGACAAGCAGTCGTCGGACGAGGAGGAGTGGGCGGTGCCCAGCCCGCCCAGCCCGGACCCGGGCACCATCCGCTGTGCCTCCTTCTGTGCTGGCTTCCCCATCCCCGAGGCCCCGGCCACGTACCCCAGCACAGAACACGCCCAGTCCTGGCCGTCCATTAAC CTGCTGATGGAGACGGTGGGCTCGGACGTCCGGAGCTGCCCCCTGTGCCAGCTGGGCTTCCCCGTTGGCTACCCGGATGACGCTCTCATCAAGCACATCGACTCGCATCTGGAGAACAGCAAAATCTAG